Part of the Chitinophaga parva genome is shown below.
AAAAAGCCCGCGTCTATGAGAACAGACGCGCTGCAAAACATTTAGGACCTATCGTCCCCAAATTTTTTTTTAAGGCCACAGCCAGGCGGCCAGCAACACGGAAACGAGGTGGCCGGCCGCTTCGAGGTGCTTGCGGATGAACTGGAGGGAACGGACCAGGGAATTTTTGACCGTGTTGGGTGAAAGGCCTAACCGGGCGGCTATTTCAGGGATCTTCAGCCCGCGCTCGCGGCTGAGCAGGTAAATGCGTTTGGCCTGGGGCGGCAGCATGCTGATGGCATCGCCCACTGCTTTGGCCATGGCGGTGTAGGCCACGGCGTCTTCCGTCGTGTTGGCATCGGCGCCGGAGGGTCCGTCTGCCAGCACATGCAGGGCTTTGTGATGCACGGCCTGCTTACGGAGGAAAGAGAATGACTGGTTGAAAACA
Proteins encoded:
- a CDS encoding RNA polymerase sigma factor; the protein is MHAGLLDDKDLFHQIAGGDETAFRQLFHRYVPELRPLVLHLTRTAAVTDDIIQETFLRLWINRDQLPAIESPRAWLLRIVFNQSFSFLRKQAVHHKALHVLADGPSGADANTTEDAVAYTAMAKAVGDAISMLPPQAKRIYLLSRERGLKIPEIAARLGLSPNTVKNSLVRSLQFIRKHLEAAGHLVSVLLAAWLWP